The sequence CCAATCCCGTGCGGCCTGCCGTGTCCGCGCTCGCCTCCGGCTTGTACTTCGTGAGGATCACCCCCATCAACGTCGCCCCCATCTCCAATCCACCCGAGGCGCCCGAGGAGAGCCTCGCGACGTTCGTCGTCCGCAACGACGCGTCCACGGAACGTCTCGTCATCGTCAACCCGACGACGCACGAGGTCTACAACCCCTGGGGAGAGACGCTGTACGACACCGACACCTCCGACGCTGCCTGGACCTGCGACGCGTCGGACAAGTGCCCCAGGCGCGGCATGTACTCGAAGCCGAGGGTCTCCAAGGTCTCCATGGCGCGCCCGTCGTGGAACATCCCGACCCATTTCAAGACGGACGTCCCGTTGCTCCGCTACCTGGAGAAGAACAACCTGCCGTACTCGATGGCCACGGACTACGACGTCTCGCGCTTCCCGACCCTCCTGAGCGCCCGGCGCTCCGTCGTCATCTCCGGCCACGGCGAATACTGGGACATGACGACGCGCAACAGGCTGGATGCGTTCGTCGCGGGGGGCGGCAATCTCATCGCGATGGCCGGAAACACCGGGTACTGGCAGATCCGCTATGAGGCCTCCACGACGGGCAACCCGGGCCCCATCATCGTGGGCTACAAGGACAGCGCCACGAACACGACGGACCTGACGCCTGGCTGCCGAAGCCAAATCACCGTCCCTGCCTCGGCGGCGAACTGTTCCGACCCGCTCCTCTCGGTCACGCCCCAGCTCACGACGACCTTCTTCCGGGCACCTCCCGTGAACAAGCCGGAGCAGGAATTGCTGGGCGTCCAGTACCCCATTGACCCCGCGGGCAACACCTTCGAGCTTCCGCTCACCTTCTTCACGAACACCGTCGCCGCCCGCCCAAGCCTCGGGAGTGGCATCACCGCGGCGGGAGACGTGGTCATCGGTCCCGTGGATCCCTCGGCGCCGACCACCCGTGTAGGCAATCTCGGTTGGGAGGCGGATTCCATCCATCCCAACCTGCTGTTCCGGATGAACCCCTCGGCCTGCCTGCTGCCGCTGGGACAGGGGCGTTTCTCCGATGCGCCGAAGTGGGCCACGGAGAACCCCACGCCCTACGGCAATGAAATCACGCACCTCGTGCTTTACCGCCCCACGGCGACCAGTGGTCACGTCGTCGCGGGCATGAGCATGCTCTGGAGCTGGGGCCTGGATGACTGGTCGACGATGCGCGGCCTGGGCGGCCCCTTCGTCCCGCGGGTCGACTCGCAGCTGCAACAGTTCACCCGCAACCTGCTGGTGTCGAGCGATGGCGCCGGGTTTGGCACGGATTGCGACCGCGCCATCGACTTCGACGTCTACTTCGGCGATGCCTTCACGGACACGAAGCCGGATGGCACGACGCTGTCCGGGGATGATGGCAGCCCCGTGGAGATGATCATCAAGGAGCGCGACTACCCGGGCCGCTGGGGGAGCGTGGCCATCGAGAAGCAGTCGGGTACCGTGAAGCTGGTTCCCGGCTTCAGGGAGGTCGCCAAGCTGACGGACTGGGCCGTCGCCAGTGATGCCTACCACCTGTTCCTGGTGGACGTGGACAACGACGGGAAGAAGGACCTCGTGGCGCAGAGCCGCGTCAATGGTGAGTGGTACGTCGCCAAGAGTGACGGAACGCGCTTCGTTCCGAGCAGCGCGCCCTGGCTTGCCGCAAGTGCCGCATGGGCTGTCGGCAGTGCGTATGACGTCTTTGCCGCGGACCTGAACGCGGATGGAAAGGCCGACCTGGTAGCCAAGGAGCGAAACGCTCCAGGCGCCTGGTACGTGGCCATCAATGATGGGAGTCACTTCGTCCCCGCGACGACGGCCTGGCGCACGAACTGGGCCGTGGTCAGCAGCGCGTATGACCTCTTCGTCGCGGACGTGAATGGCGACGACCGGGCGGACCTCATTGCCAAGGAGAGGAGCGCCCCCGGCAACTGGTACGTCGCGCGCAACACGGGAATAGACTTCGAGCCCCAGCCCACCGCGCTTTCGGGCTGGGCGGTCAACAGCGCCGACCATGACCTCTTCGTGGCGGACGTGAACGGAGACGGCCAGGCAGACCTCGTCGCGAAGGAACGGACCGGCGACAAGGTCTGGAGGGTGGCCCTCAGCACCGGACTGGCTTTCCAAGCCCAGACGACTCCCTGGCGCACGGACTGGGCGGTGGAGAGCAGCGCCTACCGCCTTTTTGTCGCGGACGTGGACGGGGACGGCAAGGCAGACCTCGTCGCCCGCGAGCGCAACTCTCCGGGCATCTGGTATGTCGCCTTGAGCAACGGCACATCGTTCGTGGCGCAGGTCCCGAGGTTCGACGCGCGCTGAGTTGTTTGTGACGGTGAGTACCCGCTCGCGGCAGCAGCGCCGCGAGCGGGTACGGAGCAAGCGAGAGCCTTCTCTCGGTGCCGACTGCCAGACCGGACGGGGATGCCGCCTCGTCAGACCGGCTGGCGGTAGTCGATGACGACCACTCCGTTGCCGGTGCCCTGGTCCGCCTGATTGAAGGGGCTGCTGCCCGCGTTGTACGAGCCGCCGCCTCCACCACCGCCGCAGTTGCTCGAGGCACCGCCCGCGCCACCGCCGCTGTAGCCACCCGCTCCACCAGCCGCGCCGGCCGCGCCACCACCGCCGCCGAAGCCACCGTTGCCGTTGAGCGTGCCTCCGCCGCCCGCGCCGCCCGAGCTGATGGCGGTACCACCGCCACCACCACCCGAGCCAGCACCACCAGCCCCCGTGCCGCCCGACTGCGTCAGGCCCGCACCGCCACCACCACCGCCGTGGAAGCCGGCCGCACCACCAGAGCCACCGCCTCCGTTGCTGCCACCGCTCGCGCCGGGGCTGCCATTGCCCGCGTTACCCGCGGAGCCCAACGCGGCGCCCGAACCATTGAAGCCATTGCAGCCCGCACCTCCGCCACCGCCCGCCGCCACCATCAGCGCCGAGCCAGACGCGGCGCCCGTGCCACGCCACACGAAGGTGCCGCCACCACCGCCACCGTTGGTGCCATCCGCACCACGGCCGCCCACCAGGAGCGACAACTGGTCACCCGGCGTCACGCTGAAGGTGCCCTGGAGCGAAGCACCCAGGCCCGCCGTGGAGTTGTTGAACGCATTGCCGCCGCGCGCGCCCACCGCCCTGACGGTCACCGAAGTCACGTTCGCCGGCACGGTGAAGGTCTGCACGCCACCCGTGTAGTTGTACGTCGCGGTGACGGGAATGGTCGGAACCCAGGACAGCACGACCTGCCCGTTGCCGGCGCCCTGGTCCGCCTGGTTGAAGGGGCTGCTGCCCGCGTTGTACGAGCCGCCGCCTCCACCACCGCCGCAGTTGCTCGAGGCACCGCCAGCGCCACCACCGCTGTAGCCACCCGCTCCACCGGCCGCGCCGGCCGCGCCACCACCGCCGCCGAAGCCACCGTTGCCGTTGAGCGTGCCGCCACCACCCGCGCCACCCGCGCTGATGGCGGTACCACCGCCACCACCGCCCGAGCCTGCGCCACCCGCCCCCGTGCCTCCCGACTGCGTCAGGCCCGCACCGCCACCACCACCGCCGTGGAAGCCGGCCGCACCACCAGAGCTACCGCCTCCGTTGCTGCCACCGCTCGCGCCGGGGCTGCCATTACCGGCGTTACCGCTGGTGCCCAACGCGGCGCCCGAACCATTGAAGCCATTGCAGCCCGCGCCACCGCCGCCGCCCGCCGCCACCATCAGCGCCGAGCCGGACGCGGCGCCCGTGCCACGCCACACGAAGGTGCCACCGCCACCACCGCCGTTGGTGCCGTCCGCACCACGGCCACCCACCAGGATCGTCAGTTGATCCCCAGCCGTGACGCTGAAGGTGCCCTGGAGCGAAGCCCCGAGGCCCGCATTGGAGTTGTTGTACGCATTGCCACCGCGCGACCCCACCGCCTTGACGGTCACCGCCGTCACATTCGCGGGCACGGTGAAGGTCTGCAGGCCACCCGTGAAGTTGTAGGTCTGCGTTTGCGGCGTCTGCCCGTAGGCGGGACCCCACATCAAGCCCGCTGCGAGCGCCGTTGATACAGCGAGAAATCTCGATACACCGAGCACATCAGGACGAGCGTTCCTCATCGCGACCTTTCTTGGGTGCGTTGCTGGCGTGGCCGGGGTTGGCCACCGCGCAGCCGCCTGAGCAAACGGCACGCCATTCCGCCCCAGCGGGCACGCACACCGCGTGCGAGTCGGAATTGGCCCTCGTTCCCGGAAGGCTGCGTCTCAACGGGAAACACGTGCGTCTCAACAGGAAGCAACCGTGTTGCGACATGAATCACTGCGAGCGCTCGCGATGTGACGCAACGCAAGATGGTCGCAGCCGATACGAGTGCTCCTGCCCCAGCACGGCAGCTCCGAGGCAGGAGCACTCTGGTTACATCAGTCGTTATCAGCGATGGACACCGTCGCGCTCGACGTGCCCACCGTGTAGCTGGTGGTCGCTGTGAGCGTCACCACCACCGTCTCGCTCCCCTCCTTCACCGCATCGTCGATGGGCGTGACGGGCAACGTCACCGACGTGGCTCCAGTTGGGAGAATCAGCGGCGAGGTGAGCGCCGCGTAGTCCGTGCCCTGCGTGGCGGTCCCCGTCACCGTGTAGGCAATGGACAGGTCCGCCTTCGGCGCCGGAACGGCCGTCACGGTGAACAGGCCCCCATTCGCGTTGGCCTCGCCCGCGGCGGAGTCCGTCGCGGTGATGCGCAATTCGGGCTTCTCGTCGTCGAAGAGATACACCGACGCCGCGTTGCCCGAGGCGAGCTGATACGCGGCATCCGCCACCAGCGTGACGGTGACGTACTCCTTGCCCTCCACCAGCACGTCATCCGTGGGCTGCACCGGCACCACCGCCGACGCCGCGCCTTCCGGAATGACCACCGAGGTCGCAAGGGCCTGGTAGTCGCTCGTGCCGGACGCGCTCCCGCTCACCGCGAACAACACCGTGAGCGGCGCCGAAGTCGGTCCCGTGCGCGTCACCGTGAAGGCCCCCGGGTCCGAGGGCTCCGCAGCCTCCGCATCCGTCGCCGTCACAGTGACGACGGGCTGCTCATCATCCAGCAGCGACACCGTCGCGGACGCGCTGGTGTGCACCTGATACGCCGCATCCTCTTGCAGCGTCAGGATGACGGTCTCCTTGCCTTCGACGAGGGCGTCATCCGTCGGCGTGAGCACCACGTACGCCGAGGTCGCGCCGGCCGGAATCGTCACCGTGCCGGGCAGGGCGGCGTAGTCCGTGTCGGCCGCCGTCCCCGACAGGGCATACCGCACCGTGAGCGCCGAGGTGGTCGTCCCGGTCCGGCTCACCTGGAACCGCCCCGTGTCGGTGCCCGGCTCGGAGCTCCAGGGGTCATACGCGCTCACCGTCACCACCGGCAGCTCGTTGTCCAGCAGCGTCACCGTCCCGCTCACCGTGGTGCCCAGCTTGTACGTCGCATCCGGAGCGACGGTCAGCACCACCGTCTCCTTGCCCTCCACCGCCGCGTCGTCCACGGGCAGCACGTCGACATTCACGGAGTTCACGCCCGCCGCCAGCGTCACCGAGCCCGAGAGCGCGGTGTAGTCGGCACCGGCGGTCGCCGTTCCCGTGACGTCATACCGCACCGTCAGCACCTGGCCGGAGAGGCCACCCGAGCGGGAAATCGTGAAGCGGCCGATGTCCGTCCCCGGCTCCGCACCCGTCGCGTCCGAGGCCGAGACACTCACCGTGGGCGACACGACATAGACGTAGTTGGACGTGGACGTCGTCACCGCGCCGCTGCCGTCATACGCCTTCGCGGACAGGACGTACGTCCCGGCCACCAGCCCGCTGAGCTGGAACGTGAAGGGAGCCTCGGTGTCCTCACCCAGCTTCGTGGAGCCCTGGTACAGCTCCACGCGAGCGACGGGGCCCTCCACGTCGGAGGCCGCCACATCCACCGTCACCGTCGCGGGAGCGGCGAAGTTGGTGCCATGGGCCGGAGAGGCGATGCGCACCGTCGGCGCGTCGTTCACCGGCGTCACCGTCACGGTGGCAACGGCCAGCGGAGAGCTCTCCATGCCGTCATGCGCCTGGAACGTGAAGCTGTCGGTCCCGGCGTAGTTCAGCTCGGGCCGGTAGAGCGGGCTCGGCAGCGAGCCCGAGAGCGTGCCGTGCGCGGGCGGGTCCACCACGGTCCACGTCAGCAGGTCCCCATCCGCGTCGAAGGCCGTGAGGGCGAAGACCTTGGTGGAGTCCTCCGTCATCGTGGCGCTCGGGCTGTTGGCGAGCGGCTTCGAGTTGAGGGCAATGGCCCAGTACTGCGACGCCACGCCCCCGACGCCATCCGACACCGCGACCTTCACCGAGTGCGTTCCCGCCACCGTCGGCGCGTAGGTGAACGAGGACGTGTTGCCACCCACCGGAGCGCCATCCACGCTCCACGCGTAGGACAGCGGCTGTCCGTCGGCGTCCTGGGCCAGCACCGCCAGCTCCACCGAGCCCGCGGGCGCCAGCTTCACGCGGCCCACCGGCGTCGCGCTGGTGATGACGGGGGGACGGTTCACCCGCGTGTAGTCGACATGCGCGTACCCGGTCGCCACGTCGACGGCGAGCGGCGCATCCAGGCTGGCGACGGCCCAATCCCCGTTCGCGACATCCACGATGCGGAACGACTTCAGCACGGCGGAGTCACCCACGGCGCTGTCCGTCATCTTCACCAGGAAGCGCTTCTCTCCGAGGACGGCGGGCAGCAGGTCCGTGAAGTCGAACACGAACGTGGCATCCACGGCCGTCTGCGTGGAGCCATTGAAGGCCCTCGCGCCACCTGTGTACGAAATGACCGTCGAGCTCCACACCGTCGGGTCCACCGGCCCGGCGTCACGTCCACCGCCCCCTTCACCCGCGTCGCGCCCACCACCCTGCCCCGCGTCCTGCCCTCCCGGCAGGCCCGCGTCCTGCTCGCCCGCCCCCACGAGGAAGCCGCTTCCCTCGTCAGCCCAGGCCACCGCGTTCTGGAACGTCGTCACCGGCATGCCGAAGCCCACGTCCGAGATGCCCAGGGAGAGCCCGAGCTGGCTGCGCTTCAGGTGATTCACCTTCACTTCCGCCACGAGCTTCGGCGTGTAGTTGGGGCGCACGGTGAGGTGGTAGACGAGGTCGCTCTGGAAGATGCCGACGCGGCCCGTGCTCGGACCGCCGGTGACGGCCGACGCCTGCTTCAACGCGTCATAGGCCACCCAGGTGAAGCCCCCTTCATTCCAGCCCGTCCCCCAGGAGTTGGCGACGCGCAGCGCGCCCTTCTCGCCCGGGTCCACCACGTTGTTCCCGTTGATGTCGGCCCAGATGGTGTCGTCGTAACCGACGATGGTCATCGCATGCGAGCCGTTGTAGCCGTTCTGCCAATACGTGATGGACTTGCCCACGAACGCGTCATCGTCCGGCGTGGACGGGTCGTTCTTGATGTACGTGTTCTGCCACGAGTTGATGAACGTCCCGTAGACGAGGACATAGCCGTTGGCGAGCAGCTCCTTCACCCGCTGCAGCCCGTCCGGAGAGCTCACGTAGTAGACGTACTGGACCGGGTTCGTCCGGAACGGGAGGGCGCCGCGGTACACCGCCGCGTCCACGGGCCAGGACGTGTAGTTGGAGTCGTAGGGGCTGGTGGCCCAGCTCGTCGCGCCCTGGGCCGCGAGCAGGCTGTAGGCACCCCAGAAGTAGCTGCCCCCGTCGACGCCGTTGTTGATGAAGTTGTAGGTCCACTTCGGCGAGAACAGGCGCGTGTTGTCGGTGTTGTGCTTCGCGTCCCAACCATACTGGAGCGCGACGTTGTGGCTGAGCTGGTAGTACGTCGTGGCCCACGCGACGCACGAGCCAATCGAGCCCTGGCTGCGGATGGGCGGGAAGTAGTCCAGGGCGCTGTTGTCGACATGCGACGGCAGCACCGTGAATGAAGCGGCGCCGGACGGCGCGAGGAGGCCCTCGCCGAGGACCTCCTCACCCACGGGCGCCGCAGTGGACACCGACAGCTCCCGCTGTCCCTTCGCACGCCGGACCTCGTTCATGCGCTCCAGCGCGATGCGGTTCGGCAGGACGCGGCGGACCTCGTGGCCCTCCGCGCGAAGCCGCTCCACTTCCCGCGCCGTCAGGGGTTTCAAGCCGGTGGCGCGCGGCTCTTGAAATGACTGCGCCTGGGCAGGCATCGACCCCGTGACGAACAGCCCGCCGACGAGCAACGCCCGAAGATGATTTCGTGGTGACACGCACTTGCTCCAATCAATGGACAACGCGCTCTTTGAAGACGAGAAAATCCATCCACGCCGTGCCGCGTGTTTCAGCCAGGTGTTGCGGACGTGAATGGCGGCGCGCGCTCAGGCAAGCCCCGGGCCATGAATGAAACATGGCGCGCACAGAGGAGAACGACGCGCGGAGTGCGTGAAGATACGCATGACTGTGGGCCGCGCTCCCCATTCCGGTGGGGGCGCGAGTCCACGGTTCTCATGATGGGTCTACCAACAGCCCGTGTGACTCAGCGCTTGGAGGGCTTCCCCAGCATGCGCAGCGCCAGCTCCGCGTGCGCCTCCGCGAGGGCGTCGAGGTCCAGCGCGACTCCCGGCTCGTACCAGTACGGCAGGCGCACGCCCATCGCGGCAATGGCTCGCGCGGTGACGAGGGGATGCGGTGGAGCGAAGCGACCCTTCGAGATTCCGCGCTCGATGACCTCCATCAGCAGCGCGGCGGACTGCTCCCGCAGCGCCTGCGCCGGAGCGGCCATCTCCGGCGTCAGCGCGTAGAACTCCTCGTTCACCACCAGGGCGAGCTGCGGGTGCTCCGCATGCGCGCGGGTGTGGGCGCGGACGAGCGCTCGCACCTGCTCGGCCGGCTCCGAGCCCGCTTCCAGCAACGCCGCGCGGAGCGCTTCATGGTGTGCCTCATGGCCGATGCGCACCAACTCCGCGAGCACATGGTCCTTGGAGGGGAAGTGCGCGTACAGCGCGCTGGGCCGCAACTCCAGCTCGGCGGCCAGGTCCCGAATCGACGTGTCGTGGAACCCCCGGCTCGCGAACAGGTGCAGGGCCGTCTCCAGGATGCGCCGTCGCGTGCCCTCGGGGGCCGAGGAGGGCGGAAGGCTCGACTGCGGGGCTCGCAGCCGCGAGCGGGGCGGGGTTTTCATGAGGGACCTTGTAAAACGAACGTTCGTTCAGCTACGGTTCTTCCAGTACCGACACTCTTCTACCCGAACCCGCGAATGGCCGTTCGTTCAGCCGGCCGAAGCAGCCAGGAGACCGGGCATGCCGATGCTTCCGCTCGAAGGGGTCTCCCTCTACTGCGACACGGCGGGAGACGGGACTCCGGTGCTGCTCCTCCATGGCCTGGGCTCGTCCGGGCGGGACTGGGAGCTCGTCAAGCCCCGGCTCGCGGCGCGGCACCGCGTCCTCATCCCCGACGCGCGGGGCCATGGCCGGAGCGAGACACCTCCAGGCAAGTACGGCGTGCCCCTCTTCGCGCGGGACATCGCCGCGCTGTGCGACGCGCTGAGCCTCCGCCGGGTGCACGTGGTGGGGCTGTCCATGGGCGGGATGATGGGCTTGCAGCTCGCGGTGGACCGGCCGGAGCTGGTGCGCAGCCTGGTCATCATCAACAGCGGGCCGGAGGTGAAGGCGCGAACGCTGCGGCGGAAGTTCGACTTCGCGTTGCGGCTGGTGGTGCTGTGGCTGCTCGGCCCCATGCGGATGGCGAAAATCCTGGCGCCCCGGCTCTTCCCCAAGCCGGAGCAGGAGGATTTGCGACAGCGCGTGCTCGACACCCTCGGGCACAACGACCCGGATGCGTACCGGCGCGCGACGCGCGGGCTCCTCGGGTGGAGCGTGCTGGAGCGCATCAAGGACGTCACCTGCCCCGTGCTGGTGCTCCACTCCGAGCGCGACTACACGCCGCTGGCCGAGAAGCAGGCCTACGTCGACCTGCTCCCGGACGCACGCCTCCAGGTGTTGAGCGACTCCGGCCACGCCGCACCGTTGGACCAGCCCGAGCGGCTCGCCGAGGTGGTGGAGGCGTTCCTCCGCGACGTCGAGACCGCGGCTCAGGCCACGCGCGGCGTGGGCTGAGCGGTCCGGACTTCCCCCGAAGGAGGCAGGCCATGTCGATGAGTCGAAGTGTTGGCGCGCTCGCGCGGATGCTGCTCGTGTCTCTCGCAATCTTCACCGGAGCCCCGGCCGAGGCCGGCGCCTGGGTCCAGGGCCTCTACGGCACCCGGGGCTTCCAGCTCTGGGTCCCCGAGGGCTACGCGCCGGAGACGCCGCTCCCGCTGGTGGTGGCGCTGCACGGCTGCTTCCAGAACCCGGACCAGTTCGCCGGCCTGACGCGGCTGAACGTGAAGGCAGACGCGGAGAAGTTCCTGGTGCTCTATCCAAACCAGGCGACGTTCGCCAATCCCACCCAGTGCTGGAACTTCATGCTCGGCAGCAACCAGGAGCGTGACGCGGGCGAGCCCGCGCTGATTGTCGGCATGGTGGACCTGGTGAAGCAGCACTACGCGGTGGACGCGCGCCGTGTGTACATCGGCGGTGTCTCCTCGGGAGGCGTCATGGCGGGCACGCTGCTCGCCTGTTACTCGGACGTCTTCGCCGCCGGCATGATTGGCGCGGGGGCGATGTACAAGGCGGCCACCACCGTCTCCGGCACGGCCTGGGCCATGGAGCTCGGCAGCATCTACTCGCCGGATGACCGGGGCCGCGACGCGTGGGTGTGCTCGGGCCGGCCGCGCCGCACGGTGCCGGTGCTCGTCATGCACGGCAGCGCGGACAGCGTCGTCAATCCCGTCAACGGCGAGCAGGCGGTGCGGCAGTTCCTGCAGACCAGCGACTACGGCGACGACGGAGTGAACAACGACAGCGTGCGCTACGTGGCGACCTGGACCGGGAGCGGCAGCGTGCCGGGCGGCCGCTCATACACCGTGAAGGACTACGTGTACGGCGGCGAATTGCTGGCGCGGCACTTCGTCATCCAGGGCATGGGCCACGCGTGGCCCGGCGGTGATTCGCGCTACCCGTTCGCGGACCCGTCGGGTCCGGACGCCACCACCTTCATGTGGGACTTCTTCCGGCAACACGCGCTGGACGCGCCGTAATTTTCGCGGCCCACGGGACGGTGACGCACGAAGACTGTGTCTCCACGGCAGCCGGGGACACAGCGCCCTGGACTTCCTGCAACTCAGTGTCGCAACGTCAGGGTGCCGCTCGCTCGAGCGGCGTGTCCCCTACACCTGGGAGTCGGTCATGCGTCGAATCTTCGTGATGATGTCGCTGGTGGCCCTGAGTGCCTGCGGGGGTCAGCCCCCCGCGGAGGAGGCCCCCACCGAGCAGCAGCCGGCGGCTGGTGACGTGGGCGCGACGGCCCTCTGTTCCTCGACCAACGCGTGGGAGTGCTTCTGCGCCCAGTACAAGACCTCCGCGACGTGCAACCAGGCCAGCCAGGGCAGCTGGCACTGCGTCTGGGTGAACAACAAGTGCAGCCCGACCTACGAGTAGCCTGACGCCCCGGAGCGCCACGCACGCTCGCGTGGCGCTCCGGAGTCGCGCCGGGCCCGCCCATCAAGCCGCCTGCTGGGCCTGCGCCTTCACCGCCTGCACCTCGAGGGCAATCTCAATCTTCTCGCCCACGAGCACGCCGCCCGTCTCCAGCGCCTGGTTCCACTGCAGCCCGAAGTCCCGGCGGTCGATGGACGTCTTCGCCTCGAAGGCCGCCTTGGTGTTGCCCCACGGGTCCTTGCCGGTGCCGAGCTGCTCGGCCTCCAACACCACCTCGCGCGTCACGTCGCGGATGGTCAGCTTGCCCGTCACCTTCAGGCCGCTGCCTCCCGACTTCTCCACCTTCGTGCTCTGGAAGGTGATGGCGGGGAACTTCTCCACCTCGAAGAAGTCCGCCGAGCGCAGGTGGTTGTCGCGCTGCTCCACGCCCGTGTTGATGCTCGCCGTGTCAATGGTGACGGACACGGAGGAGTTGGTGACATCCTGCTCGTCCAGAGCCACCACGCCGCTGAACTTCTGGAAGCTGCCACGCACCTTGGCGATGACCATGTGGCGGACGCTGAAGTGGATGCCGGAGTGGGTGGTGTCGATGTTCCAGTTCGTGGTGGTCATGTGCGTGCTCCCTTTCATGTGCAGCGGCGTGTGCCGCGTTTTGATGAGTGAAAGGTAGCGGCCGGGGGGCGCCCGGATTAGACGGGGCCGGCAGGAAGGACTGTTCCACCCATGGGACAATCCCTGCCCCAGGAACCGCCATGGACCTCAACGAGCTCCTCGTCTTCGCCCGGGTGGTACAGGCCGGCAGCTTCACGGCCGCGGCGCGCGCGCTGCGCATGCCCAAGTCCACCGTCAGCCGGAAGGTGTCCGAGCTGGAGGAGCGCATCGGCGCGCAGCTGCTGCAGCGCACCACGCGCCAGCTGCGCCTGACGGACGTGGGGCAGGCCTACTACGCGCACTGCGCCCGTGTGGTGGCCGAGGCCGAGGAGGCCGAGCTCGCCGTCACGCGCATGCAGGCCGCACCGCACGGGCTGCTCCGCGTGACGACGCCGCTCACCTTCAGCTTCCTGGGGCCCATCGTCGCCGAGTTCCTCAAGCGCTACCCCGACGTCCAGGTGGAGATGCTGTGCACGGACCGCTCCGTGGCCCTGCTGGAAGAGGGCTTCGACGTGGCCATCCGCGCGGGAAGGCTGGCGGACTCGACGCTCATCGCTCGCAGACTGGGCGACATCGAGCGCATCGTCGTGGCGTCCTCCGGCTACATCGAGGAGCATGGCGCGCCGAAGACGCCGAAGGAATTGGAGAAGCACGACTGCCTCGTCTTCGGGCCGAATGTCGGCGGCGCGGTGTGGACGCTGCACTCCGGCACGAAGACGGTGGAGGTACCGGTGCGCGCGCGCATGGCC comes from Pyxidicoccus parkwaysis and encodes:
- a CDS encoding YceI family protein, giving the protein MTTTNWNIDTTHSGIHFSVRHMVIAKVRGSFQKFSGVVALDEQDVTNSSVSVTIDTASINTGVEQRDNHLRSADFFEVEKFPAITFQSTKVEKSGGSGLKVTGKLTIRDVTREVVLEAEQLGTGKDPWGNTKAAFEAKTSIDRRDFGLQWNQALETGGVLVGEKIEIALEVQAVKAQAQQAA
- a CDS encoding extracellular catalytic domain type 1 short-chain-length polyhydroxyalkanoate depolymerase, encoding MSRSVGALARMLLVSLAIFTGAPAEAGAWVQGLYGTRGFQLWVPEGYAPETPLPLVVALHGCFQNPDQFAGLTRLNVKADAEKFLVLYPNQATFANPTQCWNFMLGSNQERDAGEPALIVGMVDLVKQHYAVDARRVYIGGVSSGGVMAGTLLACYSDVFAAGMIGAGAMYKAATTVSGTAWAMELGSIYSPDDRGRDAWVCSGRPRRTVPVLVMHGSADSVVNPVNGEQAVRQFLQTSDYGDDGVNNDSVRYVATWTGSGSVPGGRSYTVKDYVYGGELLARHFVIQGMGHAWPGGDSRYPFADPSGPDATTFMWDFFRQHALDAP
- a CDS encoding LysR family transcriptional regulator, producing the protein MDLNELLVFARVVQAGSFTAAARALRMPKSTVSRKVSELEERIGAQLLQRTTRQLRLTDVGQAYYAHCARVVAEAEEAELAVTRMQAAPHGLLRVTTPLTFSFLGPIVAEFLKRYPDVQVEMLCTDRSVALLEEGFDVAIRAGRLADSTLIARRLGDIERIVVASSGYIEEHGAPKTPKELEKHDCLVFGPNVGGAVWTLHSGTKTVEVPVRARMAVNEPDMLRALSRAGAGIALSPDVHYLEDVAAGLLRRILPEWSSTGTPVHAVYPGTRHHVPKVMAFVDFLRERWPVHTTGAAPRRA